One window of Deltaproteobacteria bacterium genomic DNA carries:
- a CDS encoding sigma-70 family RNA polymerase sigma factor translates to MPDAPPVTARDVERVFRAEYARAVTVLVRAFGDLELAEEAVQEAFLEASARWPASGMPPSPAGWIITTARNRAIDRVRREASREDRHTQAGQLESQTESIDEEVGPMRDDLLRLVFTCCHPSLAVHAQVALTLRLLGGLTTPEIARAFLVPEPTLAQRLVRAKAKIRDAAIPFRIPDSDELPERVGAVLHVVYLIFNEGYAATSGDALVREELCDEALRLARLLAELLPDEPEVLGLLALLLLASSRSAVRTNESGELVLLAEQDRARWNRALIDEGHALVRRCLALNRPGPYQLQAAIQAVHSDAARARDTDWRQIVQLYDHLLALTRSPIVALNRAVAVAELDGPEAALALLEPLALDGYHVFHAARADLYRRAGRLRDAAREYHAAIDTTENAAERRFLQRQLDALAPA, encoded by the coding sequence ATGCCGGATGCACCACCGGTCACCGCGCGTGACGTCGAACGCGTGTTCCGCGCCGAGTACGCGCGCGCGGTGACGGTGCTGGTGCGCGCCTTCGGTGACCTCGAACTCGCCGAGGAGGCGGTGCAGGAAGCGTTTCTGGAGGCGTCGGCGCGCTGGCCCGCGAGCGGAATGCCGCCGAGCCCCGCCGGCTGGATCATCACCACCGCGCGCAACCGCGCCATCGATCGCGTGCGTCGCGAAGCCTCGCGCGAAGACCGTCACACGCAGGCCGGGCAGCTCGAGTCGCAGACCGAATCGATCGACGAGGAGGTTGGCCCCATGCGCGACGATCTCCTGCGGCTGGTCTTCACCTGCTGCCACCCTTCCCTCGCCGTGCACGCGCAGGTGGCGCTCACGCTGCGGCTGCTCGGCGGGCTGACCACGCCCGAGATCGCGCGCGCATTCTTGGTGCCCGAGCCCACGCTCGCGCAGCGACTCGTGCGCGCGAAGGCGAAGATTCGCGACGCGGCGATTCCGTTTCGAATTCCCGACTCCGACGAGCTGCCCGAGCGAGTGGGGGCCGTGCTTCACGTCGTGTACCTCATCTTCAACGAGGGCTACGCCGCGACCTCAGGCGACGCGCTCGTGCGCGAGGAGCTCTGCGACGAGGCGCTGCGCCTGGCGCGGCTGTTGGCGGAGCTGCTTCCCGACGAGCCCGAGGTGCTGGGCCTGCTGGCGCTCTTGCTGCTCGCGTCGTCTCGGAGCGCTGTGCGCACGAACGAGAGCGGCGAGCTCGTGCTCCTGGCCGAGCAGGATCGCGCGCGCTGGAACCGCGCACTCATCGACGAGGGCCACGCGCTGGTGCGGCGCTGCCTGGCGCTGAACCGACCGGGGCCGTACCAGCTCCAGGCCGCCATCCAGGCCGTGCACAGCGACGCTGCCCGCGCGCGCGACACGGATTGGCGACAGATCGTCCAGCTCTACGATCACCTGCTGGCGCTCACGCGGAGCCCGATCGTCGCGCTCAACCGCGCGGTGGCCGTGGCCGAGCTCGATGGGCCCGAGGCCGCGCTCGCGCTGCTCGAGCCGCTCGCGCTGGACGGCTACCACGTCTTCCACGCCGCGCGCGCCGACCTCTACCGGCGCGCTGGGCGGCTCCGAGACGCAGCGCGCGAATACCACGCGGCGATCGACACGACCGAGAACGCAGCCGAGCGCCGTTTCCTGCAGCGTCAGCTCGACGCGCTCGCGCCGGCCTGA
- a CDS encoding DEAD/DEAH box helicase: protein MTRPWRARTSRFARSPAWCPGAWTWRSTPSSASERPPGRWLFQTRCETTRVPFGEVLSLPSASPASPTFQSLGLSSDSLRALERAGFTQPTPIQARAIPPALEGRDVIGCAATGTGKTAAFVLPLLEKLIPKPSARALVLAPTRELALQITEQVERFGSTRGITCATFIGGVGMHGQVQSAKHARVLIATPGRLIDHLQQGTVRLDAVEHLVLDEADRMLDMGFKPQLTKILARVPRARQTMLFSATMAGEVAEFARGNLRNPVRVEVTPSGTTAARADQRVFLVPQQEKTATLLALLTDDEASTLVFTRTKHRADRVARQLERAGHAVARIHGDRSQSQRENALDGFRNYKYRVLVATDIAARGIDVADIGHVVNYDLPNVPEDYVHRVGRTARASATGRASSFASPEELPLLRDIERLVRTPIARGTVPRESPVFQAELQKAEQNAQNHAQHKPQHGGARPHQPSRPKHGHGGRRRGRPGGSGKSHASHAAAGDHGGQSRKPVSLFRGGPKRR, encoded by the coding sequence ATGACGCGGCCGTGGCGGGCACGCACGTCTCGATTCGCGCGGTCACCCGCGTGGTGTCCAGGGGCCTGGACGTGGCGCTCGACGCCCTCGAGCGCGAGTGAGCGCCCACCTGGACGCTGGCTATTTCAGACCCGTTGTGAAACCACGCGGGTTCCATTTGGAGAAGTCTTGAGCCTCCCTTCTGCTTCGCCTGCGTCACCGACGTTCCAATCCCTCGGCCTCTCGTCCGACTCCTTGCGCGCCCTCGAGCGCGCGGGCTTCACCCAGCCCACGCCCATCCAGGCGCGCGCCATCCCGCCGGCCCTCGAGGGCCGCGACGTCATCGGCTGCGCCGCCACCGGCACGGGCAAGACCGCCGCGTTCGTCTTGCCGCTCCTGGAGAAGCTCATCCCCAAGCCCTCGGCCCGCGCGCTCGTGCTCGCGCCCACGCGTGAGCTGGCGCTGCAGATCACCGAGCAGGTGGAGCGCTTCGGCAGCACCCGCGGCATCACCTGCGCCACGTTCATCGGCGGCGTGGGCATGCACGGCCAGGTCCAGAGCGCGAAGCACGCGCGGGTGCTCATCGCCACGCCGGGGCGGCTCATCGATCACCTGCAGCAAGGAACGGTGCGGCTCGACGCGGTGGAGCACCTGGTGCTCGACGAGGCCGACCGCATGCTGGACATGGGCTTCAAGCCGCAGCTGACCAAGATCCTCGCCCGGGTGCCGCGCGCGCGGCAGACGATGCTCTTCTCCGCGACCATGGCCGGTGAGGTGGCGGAGTTCGCCCGCGGCAACCTGCGCAATCCGGTTCGCGTGGAGGTCACGCCGAGCGGCACCACGGCCGCCCGCGCCGACCAGCGCGTGTTCCTCGTGCCCCAGCAGGAGAAGACAGCCACGCTGCTGGCGCTGCTCACCGACGACGAGGCTTCGACGCTGGTGTTCACGCGCACCAAGCACCGCGCGGATCGCGTGGCGCGGCAGCTCGAGCGCGCGGGTCACGCGGTGGCGCGCATCCACGGCGATCGCTCCCAGAGCCAGCGCGAGAACGCGCTCGATGGCTTTCGCAACTACAAGTACCGGGTGCTGGTGGCCACGGACATCGCCGCGCGCGGCATCGACGTCGCCGACATCGGCCACGTGGTGAACTACGACCTGCCCAACGTGCCGGAGGACTACGTGCACCGCGTGGGCCGCACCGCGCGCGCCTCGGCGACCGGCCGCGCCTCGAGCTTCGCGTCGCCCGAGGAGCTGCCGCTGCTGCGCGACATCGAGCGGCTGGTGCGCACGCCCATCGCGCGCGGGACCGTGCCGCGCGAGTCGCCGGTGTTCCAGGCCGAGCTCCAGAAGGCGGAGCAGAACGCGCAGAACCACGCGCAGCACAAGCCGCAGCACGGCGGTGCGCGTCCGCATCAGCCCAGTCGGCCCAAGCACGGTCACGGCGGGCGACGACGCGGACGCCCGGGTGGGAGCGGGAAGTCGCACGCGAGCCACGCTGCGGCGGGCGACCACGGCGGCCAATCGCGGAAGCCGGTTTCGCTCTTTCGCGGCGGGCCGAAGCGCCGCTGA